Proteins from a genomic interval of Phycisphaerae bacterium RAS1:
- a CDS encoding N-glycosyltransferase: MILIAATILYLVGFLAILQGVGSLLQGAAFLRFVRRELAATPPAYAPPASVLLPCKGLDPRLTQTLERVTRQDYPSAYEVLCAVESPTDAAVPAIQAVAARSPVPVKCVVASVSHECSQKIVNLLAALETLDPASQVLAFLDSDAVPHSHWLASIVAPLSDERVGVVTGYRWYDPGGGWVCLTRCVWNAMTLTLLGDHHYNFVWGGSVGIRRETFEKLGIATRWRRVLSEDYEVTRTVRAAGLEIRFAPRCVIPNHDLATWSQFWTFARRQLIITRVCHRTVWTMGAIMNIVFNMAFWGLLWLAVTAIACGARGLGYAAIAGLAVIYGLAVAKSVVRQAAVALLVEPSHRSRATYWGDVLGPPLIGVLNFALMVASGVSSRFWWRGVRYEMRAIDSVRVIDRT; the protein is encoded by the coding sequence GTGATTCTCATTGCGGCGACCATTCTCTACCTCGTCGGTTTCCTGGCGATCCTGCAGGGGGTCGGGTCGCTCCTGCAAGGCGCTGCGTTTCTGCGATTCGTGCGGCGCGAGCTGGCCGCAACACCGCCCGCCTACGCGCCGCCGGCGAGCGTGCTGTTGCCTTGCAAAGGCCTGGACCCGCGGCTCACCCAGACTCTGGAGCGCGTGACGCGGCAGGACTATCCGTCGGCATACGAGGTTCTCTGTGCGGTCGAGTCGCCGACCGACGCTGCCGTCCCGGCCATTCAGGCCGTTGCCGCCCGGTCGCCCGTCCCGGTCAAGTGCGTGGTCGCGTCCGTGTCGCACGAGTGCTCGCAGAAGATCGTGAATCTGCTGGCCGCGCTTGAGACGCTCGACCCCGCCTCGCAGGTTCTCGCGTTTCTCGACTCGGACGCCGTCCCGCACAGCCACTGGCTGGCGTCAATCGTCGCGCCGCTCTCCGACGAACGGGTCGGCGTCGTGACCGGCTACCGCTGGTACGATCCGGGCGGCGGGTGGGTCTGCCTGACGCGCTGCGTGTGGAACGCCATGACGCTGACACTGCTGGGCGATCATCACTACAACTTCGTCTGGGGCGGGTCGGTCGGCATTCGCCGCGAGACGTTTGAGAAACTGGGCATCGCGACACGCTGGCGGCGCGTGCTCTCGGAAGATTACGAGGTGACGCGCACCGTCCGCGCTGCCGGCCTGGAAATCCGCTTCGCCCCGCGCTGCGTGATTCCGAATCACGACCTGGCGACCTGGTCGCAATTCTGGACCTTCGCCCGCCGCCAGCTCATCATCACCCGCGTCTGCCATCGCACGGTCTGGACCATGGGTGCGATCATGAACATCGTGTTCAACATGGCCTTCTGGGGCCTGCTCTGGCTGGCAGTGACCGCCATCGCCTGCGGGGCGCGCGGCCTGGGTTACGCGGCCATCGCCGGGCTCGCCGTGATTTACGGGCTGGCGGTCGCCAAGAGCGTCGTCCGCCAGGCGGCCGTGGCGCTGCTGGTCGAGCCGTCGCATCGCTCGCGGGCGACCTACTGGGGCGACGTGCTCGGGCCGCCGCTCATCGGCGTGCTCAATTTCGCGCTGATGGTGGCGTCGGGTGTGAGCAGCCGATTCTGGTGGCGCGGCGTACGATACGAGATGCGCGCGATCGACTCGGTCCGCGTCATCGACCGAACGTAG
- the pabA gene encoding Aminodeoxychorismate/anthranilate synthase component 2 yields MAGMIVLIDNYDSFTYNLVQRIGELDATRPIRVYRNDRVTLEQIAADHPTHLIISPGPCTPREAGISNDAIRHFAGKLAILGVCLGHQCLGFTSGGNIVRARRLMHGKTSMIQHDGRGIFRGLSNPFQATRYHSLVIEPVSLSADFEVSATADDDATEIMAIRHRSLPIEGVQFHPESFLTPEGPKLLANFLGID; encoded by the coding sequence ATGGCCGGCATGATCGTCCTGATCGACAACTACGATTCATTCACCTACAACCTGGTGCAGCGCATCGGCGAACTGGACGCGACGCGCCCGATCCGGGTCTACCGCAACGACCGCGTCACGCTCGAGCAGATCGCGGCCGACCACCCGACGCATCTCATCATCTCGCCCGGTCCCTGCACGCCGCGCGAAGCCGGCATCAGCAACGACGCCATCCGCCATTTTGCCGGGAAGCTCGCCATTCTCGGCGTCTGTCTGGGCCACCAATGCCTCGGGTTCACCAGCGGCGGGAACATCGTCCGCGCCCGCCGGCTGATGCACGGCAAGACCAGCATGATTCAACACGACGGCCGCGGCATATTCCGCGGTCTTTCCAATCCGTTTCAGGCGACGCGCTATCACTCGCTGGTTATCGAGCCGGTCTCGCTGTCGGCGGATTTTGAAGTGAGCGCCACCGCGGACGACGATGCGACCGAGATCATGGCGATCCGGCATCGCAGCCTGCCGATTGAGGGCGTCCAATTCCACCCGGAGAGCTTCCTCACCCCGGAAGGCCCGAAACTGCTTGCGAATTTCCTGGGCATCGATTAG